One stretch of Vulpes lagopus strain Blue_001 chromosome 12, ASM1834538v1, whole genome shotgun sequence DNA includes these proteins:
- the LOC121474036 gene encoding translation initiation factor IF-2-like, protein MGLRGPGPPSAAAAAATELRAARGRRPASDERRRGAGHARRAASRRAPLTDGRAGQWARAQQWGYRGRPMGTHAAREPARPPRRTAQARPQRPGKPGAERGRRGAAGGWPRVEVAAGRRPGWRAGAGRGRGGALPAHGAARRPRVAPRTPPRRGAPTCPRGPAPTAQYTRSECGSGKREPPVAGELRGRLSGRWRSSPAVGVRVAGKARLSGNKQAGGLPRRALRGRAQARGAPHAAAARVSLKPSVAPRGGAGAPHGCVSAASLHVVTRPATKSRVMPRSTGVRRASRLGQTQGQKRAGAYAGAHLE, encoded by the exons atGGGCCTGCGAGGGCCCGGGCCGCcttccgccgccgccgccgccgccacggaGCTGAGGGCCGCGCGAGGCCGCCGGCCGGCGAGCGACGAGCGGCGGCGAGGGGCGGGACACGCGCGGCGCGCTGCGAGCCGGCGGGCGCCGCTGACGGACGGCCGCGCGGGCCAATGGGCGCGCGCGCAGCAGTGGGGCTACCGCGGCCGGCCAATGGGCACGCACGCCGCCCGGGAGCCCGCACGTCCTCCGCGGCGCACGGCGCAGGCGCGGCCCCAGCGGCCTGGAAAACCCGGGGCGGAGCGCGGccggcgcggggctgcggggggctggcCGCGGGTCGAGGtcgcggcggggcggcggcccgggtggcgcgcgggggcggggcggggacggggaGGGGCGCTCCCGGCACACGGAGCTGCCCGACGCCCGCGGGTGGCACCGCGGACCCCCCCCCGCCGCGGAGCGCCGACTTGCCCCCGCGGGCCCGCGCCCACGGCTCAGTACACGAGGTCGGAGTGTGGAAGCGGCAAGCGGGAGCCTCCGGTCGCGGGCGAGCTGCGGGGGCGCCTGTCCGGCCGCTGGAGGTCAAGCCCCGCGGTCGGGGTGCGGGTCGCTGGAAAAGCCCGACTTTCAGGCAACAAACAGGCAGGCGGCCTGCCCCGACGTGCGCTTCGCGGACGCGCACAGGCCCGCGGAGCGCCCCACGCGGCGGCGGCACGCGTGAGCCTCAAACCCAGCGTCGCGCCGAGGGGAGGTGCTGGGGCCCCGCACGGATGCGTGTCCGCGGCGTCCTTGCACGTGGTCACACGCCCCGCGACGAAAAGCCGGGTCATGCCGCGCAGCACTG GTGTGCGCCGAGCATCCAGGCTAGGCCAGACGCAGGGGCAGAAGAGAGCAGGTGCTTATGCAGGCGCACACCTGGAGTAA